AGGCTAACACTTACTCAGTGCAAGTGATTAGGCAATTAGGCAATGTCCGGCTATGTGTCTAGTTAAAACTTGCCCTCACATATTCTAGTTATGTACCCTTTATTTGATTGGGGGATTTTGGAGGGGTGAGAAGTTGGGAGGTGTGATTTGTGTTTGATTGGAGgagtaaaaaagaaaagtttggAGGGGTGCTTTACCCCTTTCAAACCCCTCACATTCCAgggattattaaaaaaaaaattaatatttaacctTTTATGAAAAAACTAAATTAccctttattaatttaaaaaattatcataatatccatttaaaatctaatttcatcttttatattattattattattattattattaatgtgttatttgaagattaataatatattttttaaaattataataataatataaaaataataaacaaatataaataatcaagtaactatagtattagtttaaaaatattattatgtttgtgtaatattattattgttacacaaataatattattgctaatattgatattaatattaacaaagtttgtacaaaataatgttagatatgtataaaaaaaattaccatgattaattttatataaaaaggcaAATTGGTAAAATATACATTACATTTCTCCTCATtcataactaaacaaaaaaatatattacccCTCCACACTTTTCTAttgaaccaaacataaaattttttcaaacacaTCATTCCCTCCCCCTGTAAACCAAACAAGGGGTAGTGTTCATCACTATTCATTAGGCTGGGGTAGTGTTCATCACTATTCATTAAGCTTACATTAGTATAGAGCATTGTTTATTCTTCGTTTTCTGGTTCCTAATGTGGGTACTCAATGAGAGGAGTTGTATTCTGCATACTTCTTGAATTGTCTTATCATTATAGGGTTATGGTCCATGATATTTCATCTTGGGTGAATGTGATAGGTCGTTATTGCTCTGTGTATCACCCCACCCAATattgttgtaccctgtcctgatctagacctcgggcctatttatatttttatacttgcattaggggtaaaatagtcattttgcactagtggcatcttTGCATGCCTGCACtgtaggttgtgtgtgaaaaccagccgAAAACCAGGGGCACGTGGCAAACTTGCTTCTAtcccattcttttctttcttctaagcctttccttcttgttttctttcttcggACGAGAGAAAACTTTGGAAACAAAATTCGTCGGCGAGCTTTTTCGGCGAATCATCGCTTCtctcctcttcctctcattctcctgaACTTAGTGAGCTTTagatccaatgtttttattttgtatttctcccatatttccttgtttttagaaatgtataaaaactttgaattctccatggatttgatgatttataggctcaaattgaagccaatgatttataattcatatatgagaatgttgttgaagaaattttttgatttagtgttgtaaattgggagaaaaccatggTATAAggttcggttttactgtagtaaCCTCGAAGTTACTgtatcaccaaaaattttgagccttttctggtatttctttggtccacattgaagctctcctTGCcttgaactcattggaactaggtttattCCATTCTGaagtcgtttgggtccaaaatgacaatgttttgccctaaaaccctaaggttttgtattagacatgtataattatattttcatgcattttcttttggccatcattcttatgttcattagaatttggattccctgcttgtatttaggtggcgaagcatcctctaagGGGAAGGAACTCGCCGAACAGTGAGCGCGTTTCAAGACGAgacgactggttctgtgagtggttaaatttataattgcatagatttaataagagtactaaagtatttcttcatgtgttttatcacataaatttgatgataaattggtttccttgatatatattttgagaacgaatttacttgaaatggttaaacctagaatgcttatacttatttattttgaaagaaacatgtttacttgcattcccgtatttatatgcaaatgaaatatgatttgatgtatatttccgtatttatatgcaaatggaatatggttgatgtatatttccgtatttatatgcaaatgttacatggtttgatgtacatttcttggtttaaacattgtatgatggattctttgaattggaaattggaaagaattatattgtggcattcagttttgatggtgacggtggactttagtccgacactgcagtgtggggttccacggtccggcctgatggAAAGCGGCGTGGTTAATCctggtttaccctggtcaagaggtgcgcggagccattgacagggggttattttatgtgagaaacccgaggtcaccacacggggatctcagtggccaacaccaaggaaaggcaaattttttttaaaatttttttaaaagttttaaaaactccttaGTGGTCTCATAGCTAGTTGAGACCACGATTAGcgtgggaattgttttaggccagcctgtgttttggagctatgttcattgtgttttaaaatgttatttgcttttgatgaaccttatgttatttattaatatgttgaatacttggaatgGATTTTATATGTTACTATTCATGtggaattactatttgaaatactttatcactctattacatctatgctgacaccactcactgggtaacctctgttactcaccactccctttcttttatcttttcagactgcgacgttggacaGAGTTGTGCTGTGCAGCAGTAGGGTGATTTATCTGtacttcttgtttaggtttgttatagtatgcatgtaaaacttatggatccactagacttgacctttatatgttgttcattatttgtattttctggttgtatCTGAAACCTTGGTTTGTACTGTTGTTGATGTTACTTGTGTTTAGGGACCCTAGTATCAGGGAACCCTTttgtgatcttattattattattttgtcatctagttatgtaattgtgataacaggtttatattgagccttacggcgacctgaAGATGTGGTCattgtgggacccacttcttttcgtcgtggcgattgccacgtgcccggttaggttcggggcgtgacaaatatGGTAAATCCCTATAGGATCATTAAGCTATTATAACTAGTGCACCTTCATACCTtcctgtcacacccaccccttctactgaggtaaatgtggcacccatcaattaaaaattcattttaactggaaactgacatcCCTGTCAAAGaacaaaatcagacttacaaatctcaatttacaactttacaccaactacaggttcaagtacataaatacaacaaatataataactcaaatttgtaggtacaaccgctacaagatcacgacaccaacaaaaagaaaaaaaggggacCCACTGaaatcttggactcaaccctgactagctctatacttgAACATGAAATCTAGTAGGGTTTTGCTCCTgcaactacagcacattcagttggtcgatagttgctcaataatttcaaataatcaaatgtaACATACATAAGTATATAAAGATCCATTTTCACAGATAGCTTCCAAACTTTCACAAAGATCataattttagcaaaatacaactttaaaaagcttttgaaacataaattcatcataaatcaacatcaaatcaattttcgcaaaaaatcaaaattttcgtGAGAGACTgcccctcctaagagcgacagctgggcttcgccctctcatcacaattcaaaataacagGTAATATAAAAACCGTCCTCAAATCCATAGCCTGAAAagctctccccgacttagccactgtcgcgactaggttgggagccacCAAGGTCTTCCTAATTTTGACGTTGGGCATTGAGATTCCCGTGTGATGACCCCGGGTGTCTCACATaaagaactccctatcaatgGCTCcgtgcacctcttgaccagggtaaactcagggttaaccacgccgcctcccatcaggccggaccgtggaaccccacactgcagagtcggactaaagtccgtaaTCACCATCAAAATCGGTAAAAGATCCATagtacaatacatgcataatatcagtaaagtccagatccatgatactATTCCTATACCAGTAATGAAAATCAATTCCACAAACATTACTAGTAAAACAATCTAATATGCgcacatggtttcacaaatcaaagcatatgtaaccatagaaaaataaatacatgaattgaataattaaataatatatacatgtatttccactatttgaaaatacatatatttatacaaaacacatgtatcaatacgattgtcatggTACATCAacgacaaataaatataagtatattttaacattatacatatttaaacataataaaatgaaataaataaaccattatttccaaaatactagctattaaataattattttaaaataataataattaaccaattattttaaataatagcaACTACCAACTTACCTGGTCTCCCTTGGATTTCTTACTAGACCTGGATATCCCTCCTAaacctaatcaacacctaacatgaaaaaagaacaaaataaataaatacaaccgGGACCACaattaaaccaaaaagaaaatacccAGGTAGTCAGAACCGGGTTGGACCGGACCCGGGCATTAGGCCGGTCCGGTTCAGCCTATAAAACCGGGCAGAGGAAAAACCGTTGTTGAACCGGATGAACCGGCCGGTTTAACCGTGAACCGGACCGGTTCATCCGGTTTCAAcagtgaattaaaaaaaaaaacatgccaaTGGGCCATGGCCCATGTGTGGATTTCATTTCAATGTGGAAAACTTTTTGTGTATGAAACTATGCATTTTGAATTTTCTTACCATGCTTATTGTATAGTATTATCTAAATGTATCTTTTGTTGAGAATTATGAgctatgtatttaattttatggatttgattttagtgtttgagaaaaacttgatgagattaattttatttagtgttttatacttttatatggatttagtttaattaaatgttGTTAAATGTTGTGTTTTGAATGTGGAATGATTGGAATCAAGActtgttttgtaacttttgtttgataggttgtatttaaaaattaatataggttgtgtatttgatttaaaaattaatataatatttaatgtattatattttatatttttatttattaaatccggtTCGACCTGGTTCGACCGCGGTTGGCCCTCTTGACCCTTGAACCTTGGCCTCCTCCGGTTCAaaggtccggtccggttctgactacctaggcaaaatacaagaaacaataataacaaactctctaattgggccaactcactccaatcggttcaaacctgatcttgcataatccaactagcattcaattgcacttaaaccaactcaatttgggctagaccatcttggaccaacctgaaccaacctcaattccattgaaccaagctcaaattcactgaaccaaactcaatctaGCAAATTCACCTAGTCTCCCTTaggtttcttgctagacctaGAACTCCCTCctaagcctaatcaacacctaatatgagaaaagaataaaaataaataaatataaccggGTAATGACCACAATTaaacctaaaagaaaatataagaaacaataacagactctctaattgggtcaactcactccaatcggttcaaacctgatcttgcataatccaactagccttcaattgcacttaaaccaactcaatttgggctagccCATCTTggaccaacctgaaccaacctcaattccactgaaccaagctcaaattcactgaaccaaactcaatctagccaaccagccttgaaccaactctaaTTCttatccaaacccaattccaatttaTTTAAGTGAACTTGACTAAACTAGATCAAGCtctcttcacttgatttgatcaagcccaactcaaccaaatcaaacccaactcaaccaatttactccaacttggtttgatccaaccaaatcaacttggctaactcaactaattccaatccaaccaacatcattaacatcttaatcatcatcatcatcaacttaattaaccaaaccaaaccctaatctcggtactacagtaaaaccgaaaatctcatctccatttcaagctagattcatcacaaatacaagatttttccaaatGAAACAACAATAATCCACAACAATCAAACATGTTTTTACCACACCAAAACTAAGTCAAAACTTACAAAGACATGTTAAAGAATTTAGCATGCTTGCCCAAGTTTTCAACTAAATATAATgcatcattcaaaccaaaataaCTCTTACCAAGCTCTTCGGCGAACTCTCTCCGGCGATCTCCAACTCCTCACCTCAAACCTCCCATTTTTCAtctcatttcttctttttcttttccctctcGGATTACTGTAGCATctatggagaagaaggagaagaaaccGTTCAATTCTGGAGTTTCCTCTCAACTTAAGTTTTCTCTTAAATTTACTGTTAGTCCCTgataatataatttcttacaaaccAGTCCCTAAATAATTAACCAATGATctctgaattatgaaatagtattgcCAAAAGGTTTTTTAAAACTATCCAACGGTCCCTGAATTATAGCACAGTATTTCAAAAAAGTCCCTTCTGCCTTTCCTTTCAGTCTTTGGTTTCTAGCAACATTTCATGTAAaatctttttctattactctttaacccaaaatcttttataaactttcacacttaggtccttgtgtTTTCTACTTTGGGTTTCTTTACAAAATTACTCTGCAGGAAAATCTTACTGTAACTGTAGTGATACTCTAAATATAATTTCCAATAGGTATCTAAAGTTTCAGGGTATTACACATCCTATATCTTTGACGATGCTTATAGTCTTTGTAAAAAACACAAAGACGAATATAActaaatatttctatttttttctcaaaattatttttctacgccatacaattttttttttgtctatgtTATCTTTGATTTGATTAGTGTCTCTATCACTGTCAAAGCCACTTGGTTTAAATAGTTAGTTGAACAGTGATGGTTTTAATAtttcaaagtaataaatagagaaattaattaacatgtatttgttatctttgtttaaaaaaatatagatatatgtcGCTCTCACCATGATACCACTGCAAAAGAAGAGGActctttgaaccttagcaataaATAATGAAGGACCAGGATGATTgtgaaaattcaacaaaatgaaCATATGTTTTCACATCAATAAGTTCCAATCTAGTGTAGTTTACGCTAAGAAAGCAAAAAAACTTATCCAATTGACTCAATCATCAACCACCCATGCAATAAAAGAGTTAATATTTCGTCTCTCTCACAACTCATAGATTGAAGATTCGTCTTTCTTACAACTCAGATTGAAAGATTCAATCCCGTAGCTTattcacatttattaaaaataaactccctaccatataatttaaaacttgtttgatatttattaaaataataaaatatttcaaacattagttatattgattcaaaaaatttaatataaaaatatggataaaattTAACTGTACTTAtctaatattaaatttgaaagaTCTCGAGTTTGAATCTCTCAACTCTCAAGACGCAGAACCCATGTACGATAATGTTTGTGTGAAAAACACTTTCCCTCACTAAATTgtgctttaaaaaaaagttttataagcatgatttttctttgaaatgatAGAAAATACagggaaataaaaataatcacgCAGCTTTAGAGCCAAAGAAAATCAAACGTTTTCTCTTGTTAactttttgtttgaatgatagCATGGTTTatctcaaataataataataataataataataataataataataataataactagaaaCTGCACTAGCAGTGGAAGCATTTCGTCAAACAGCTGCAGAACGTGCTAGGAgaaagtgtttgatgaaatgcctgaaTGAACCTCTATCTTCAGtatcaaacaaatatatcaCACAGgcaataattatttaacataCAGAAACCTCAtgctataaaattttttttaagcttcTTCCTTCAAATGGTGTTTTCCATGGAGTCCAAAGGAGAAGCAGAGGCACACTTAGCACCGAACAACGTCATCGGTTGTGGCTGGAGAATCATCGAGTTCGTATTCCTGCTGCTATTCAGAAGCTTATCAGAACCATGAGCACCAACATATGAAGCGATTGCAGTTGCCAATGCTGATCGAAAGCTCGGACTCGACATAATACTCTTCGTAGTAGATTCAGTAAACAAATTTTGATTCTGCACACCAAGGCTTAAAGTTCCAATTTGGTTCTCAAAGAATGGCTTTGTAGAACTTAAGGTGGATTGTGGTGCAGTGAGATCTAATGTGATTGTAGGATTGGAAGAGAATGAGGGTCTAGCAAGTGAAAGCTGTGGTGATGATCTTAAATTATCCAATGAACTGAAGTTTAAGTTGCTAAAACATGTATCAAAGGCCGGGGAGGAAGCCGATGAACCAGACATGAGCATGGAGGCAGCCGCTGAGGTAGTAGATGCAATGGTCGCCGCCGAGACTGGAAGCGGATGGTTGTGAGTGCCTTCATAGGTCGAGATCAGTATCGACATATCTTCAGCACATCTCTGAACctaaaatttaataatcaatGCCAAATTCAATCTTCATATAGtgctatatattatatatgtttcaattgaaaaaaaaaattcaaaaaattttagtatACTTGTTTCCTCACTGAACATCCTGGTGCACCGGCACATCGGTAATAAGCTCGAGGGCAGGGGTTTCCTTTCGCGGTCTTCTGGCCGTATTTTCTCCATTGGCATCCATCATTCATCTACATGCAGAATAAGCTTAACTCACTAAATTAACAATCATGTGTTCCAGTTCATGCATGCtaataaaattagggttttagcaTATGGATGTAGGTATGTACCACTGGAGCATCACATCTTGCTCTCACTGAAACCCTGGCTCTCTTAGCACAAGTCTGTTGTGAATTCCATGCTTGTATAGGCTCTTGTTCAGATTTAATTAGTTCTAAACCTAAACTAAGGCCATCTTCTTTGTTCTTCATGCATGCACTTgtcttctcttccttcttaaTTCCACTGTAACTTGTTCCTAAGTTGAGAGACAGAAGTTCCGCATCTTCGACATCGGGATCCTTCAACGATGCCTCGAAAGGCCTTTTCGCTTGCTCTCGATTAATGATATCGAACAAGTGTGTCTTCAATGATTCAAGCTgatcatcatcaacatacatacatatatacatatatatacatatcaaacTAAATGAATTAAACCAAGTTTGTAGTTTTATTTATACCTGTTCTTCCATGCTCCGATGAATACCGGCTTCTTTTTCGATCTGCAAAATGATAAAATCATTCCATAAGAACTCAAACAGCAAGAAACTGATTGACAAGTATATGGATGATGAAGAATATAACATGTATGAAccttaaaatttctaaattcttCAGCCATTTCTTcacaaagaaatataaaacCAAGCTCTCTTCTCCTCAACTTCTGAACTTTTCTCCAAACTTGCACTCCTCTTTTAAAGACTAGCCTTACATTGCTGACTTTACTCTAAAACTTCAAACCTGAAAGCCTGGGACTTTGtaaaaattcaaacattaaTGCTATGTCAAATAGCAAATGGGTTgcagtaaataaaagataaattaggGTATAGAATAGTCTGACATGTTCCATGGCTGCAGGGTCAGAGCTCATGTGGTTCTCATCTTTTGTCAAACTGATCAACTCCATTAATACAGTTTATAAGAAGTTGACAACTTGTTGACATTGTCATGCTAATTTATTTGAACCAcatcagttatatatatatatatatatatatgataaaaaagatctagaaaataaaataatggataGAGCTGGGTTTGAAGAGCTTATTTAAATGTGGGCAATAGTAAATGTATTAAATGTTCATCTTACCTGGAAGAACCgtttaattagttataaaattaaattttaaaatgtctctAGGATGATTAGTTTATTAGGTTCATCTCCATCTAAAGAGTTGAAAATTACTTTAATATAGTTGATTATAACATTAAGAGAACAAGGAGTTACttcctagattttttttttttatctagagATTATCATTAAGTTCATTGCTTTTAGTGAAAATATAACCCTAATAGGAGTTTGAgaagtatttttcttttaatttttatttttcaaaatttttgtgtcatctattttacaattgaaaaGTCATAATTGATATAGTTAAACTAACACTAAATTTGACAaagttaatgaaaatttgaaaattaaccTACTAGAAAGATGGTTAGAATTGACATTTAATATAGAATTTCTTAAATTCCCGTCATGtctattttataatatcaaaacccgattttcataaaataatgaaaattaatgaaaattaatgaaaatttgaaaattttcctaTCAAAATGACGATTAGAATtgacatattaatgtagaattTCTGAAATTTCCGTTATGtctattttataatatcaaaaaacagattttcatatattaatgaatttttgaattttgttataataataaatttgagaaagttaatgaaaatttgaaaattaacttatcataaataaaatcaaaatgatatattaatttagaatttttaaatttttggtcaTGTCTATTTTACAATATCAAAAacctattttgataaattaatgaatttctaaattttgttatgatataccactaatatatatatatatatatatatatacatatgaaataAGTCGACTCTTTTTGCTTAATAATTATGGCTTAtccacatttttaaaaaaaataataaaattagggttactcaataatcaatatatatatatatatatatgcttttaagATTTTCTGCAGTGcatgacaaataaaaatcaatttattttgtttttattttcacattttgaTTATTTCATCGCATTTATTCTATCATAAATATGAAGATTGGTTGTTGTTAAAATGAAATCCATATAAATGGAGTCAAGAAGCAACTTGAACTTAATTAGctctaatataattatagaagagaaagaattaaaGTTGACATAGATCTTTTCAAGATTGTCCACCATAATCTTTTTTCAATTAAGAGCTTGAAGTTTTCAATGGTCTTGTCAAATAGCCTCAAGAGAAGGGAATCTAATTAGACACTCCATAAGAGGTCTCTTgaccataataaataaaataataaaaaagaaaaagatcttGCTTTGATGTAATCATATCTTCTAGTACCTTAAAAacattgttttaatatttgaataaaatattagaaattaaaataaaataaacacaatgaGGTATAAGAATAAGGGTGTGCTATTCAACATTCAACTCCCTCCCAATATATGATTATGATATAACTATATCCCAATATATGATTATGATATAACTATATAAGCAAAGTGTATATGTATTCGTTtgtctacattttttttttaccgaaATATGGGCGAGCCACTTCAGAAACATGCACAAACATGAAGTTAATACAAAATACGCTTGTACTCTCACAATACATTAATTGAGATTCgaaccaacttttttttttttttttgagggaaagagctcatgagagctattttattaatagaaaaaaaaggtaCAAAAGAGTTTAAGTTACAATAACTCAAAACAAAAACTGACAACTAAACAACAACCAGAACAAACTGAAAGAAAACGGAAagcaaattaatacaaaaaaccACTAAGTCTAAAAGTCTTCATCAGCCATTTGGGAAGGTCCCTGCCAGAGTGAAACagagaaatttcatgatgaGTAAGGCCATAAGTAGCTAAAGAGATTGTAGGCCTGTTCCAGAGCATGGGAATAACACCCAACTTAGGACCATTTGCCTCATCAAGAAGACCTTTCAAGAGAGTGATCTGCGAGTAGAGTCTCCACAAATCAGTCCTGGCATCAGCCGATACAGCATCTATTAAATCTGCACTAGAAGAGAGGACAGTTCTGATGTTCAGTCCCTTGTTTATCTCATCCTGAAGAGCAAAACAGATAGCTTTGGCTGCTGCCTCCATGTGAGAATTTGCAGAGCACCTACAACAtccaaaatttaacaaattagcTTTGAAATCAGCAACTAAGAAACCTATCCCAGCTATTGACTTATTTTCATCCAGAACAGAGGCAGTAAGCAGAACTGGGCAATCAGCAAATgtataattgtttaaaataaGATTCCTCCCCAAAAGAGGATATGAGGCACAAGAAAACTCCCTGGCATGCCCGATTGCCCATTGGGAAATCATAGCACCATCCAGCTGGctattgttaaaaattttattacaacGAGCTTTCCAAATGAACCACAAAGTAGAAGCAATAAGCGACTGAATAAACCGATCATTACCAGACACCGCTTGGTTCAGCCACATGCCAGAAGAAATCCCATCAGAGAGGTTAATAGGCTTACCAACTTTAGAGCAAGTGATATTCCAAATATCCTGAATTTTATCACAGTTTAAAAACAAGTGCTCCACAGATTCAGTGTGTAAGTTGCAAAATGTGCACAATGTTTGAGGACCTAAATTCAGTCGATGTaaataatcatttgttttaatAGCATCATGAAATAGTAACCAGATAAAATGTTTTACCTTTGGAGCAACCTTGAGCTGCCATAAATTCTTCCAACCCTCCTAAAAATTACCAAAACTCTTATCATGATTCAAAAAAGAATAAACCATAGTGGACAATTTAGAACCTTTAGATTTGGGTAACCACACCCAATTATTGCCTGATTCATAATCAATACGGCTATGACTCAAAACATTACCATTCAAGTGCATACCAAAGACAAAATGCAAACGAGAAATATTCCAGTGAATATCAACCAATAACTCAAAAATATGCAAATGCTCATAATCTAGATCCATATTAAGGTAAGTAGGTTTAAGAGCTAACGGTATCTCAAAATACCAAGGATCACTAAGAAGAGAAGTCAAATTCGGATTAAAAGAATTTATCCAGAGAAAAGGTCTGATGACTAGGGCAGTGCGAAACATACCTCGATAAATCCAAGAACATTTTATGGGAATATTACCTTTCCAGACATCCATTTTGCCATATTTGTCTTTCATAATGTCAACCCACCACTTGTTAATATTGTTCAGCAAACTCATAACATTCTTGGCCATAAGAGCAATTTTAGAATGACCCATATTTCTAATTGACAATCCCCCCTCAGATCGATCAAGCATAATTTCATTCCAACCGACTGAGTTGATGCCCTTTCTATTGCTATCCTTAGACCAAAATAGGGCCCTGGCAGCCTTATTGATCTGATCAAGAATAGATTTTGGAATAGGATAAACCGACATGTAGTACAGAGGCGCAGTCATGATAGAAGCATTTATAAGAATGGTTTTCCCTGCTGGGGTGATTTTAGATTTCCGCCAAAAAGCAATTGACTTCTCAATCTTGTCAACCATAG
This genomic window from Dioscorea cayenensis subsp. rotundata cultivar TDr96_F1 chromosome 20, TDr96_F1_v2_PseudoChromosome.rev07_lg8_w22 25.fasta, whole genome shotgun sequence contains:
- the LOC120251738 gene encoding probable WRKY transcription factor 72 isoform X1 encodes the protein MAEEFRNFKIEKEAGIHRSMEEQLESLKTHLFDIINREQAKRPFEASLKDPDVEDAELLSLNLGTSYSGIKKEEKTSACMKNKEDGLSLGLELIKSEQEPIQAWNSQQTCAKRARVSVRARCDAPVMNDGCQWRKYGQKTAKGNPCPRAYYRCAGAPGCSVRKQVQRCAEDMSILISTYEGTHNHPLPVSAATIASTTSAAASMLMSGSSASSPAFDTCFSNLNFSSLDNLRSSPQLSLARPSFSSNPTITLDLTAPQSTLSSTKPFFENQIGTLSLGVQNQNLFTESTTKSIMSSPSFRSALATAIASYVGAHGSDKLLNSSRNTNSMILQPQPMTLFGAKCASASPLDSMENTI
- the LOC120251738 gene encoding probable WRKY transcription factor 72 isoform X2 encodes the protein MAEEFRNFKIEKEAGIHRSMEEQTHLFDIINREQAKRPFEASLKDPDVEDAELLSLNLGTSYSGIKKEEKTSACMKNKEDGLSLGLELIKSEQEPIQAWNSQQTCAKRARVSVRARCDAPVMNDGCQWRKYGQKTAKGNPCPRAYYRCAGAPGCSVRKQVQRCAEDMSILISTYEGTHNHPLPVSAATIASTTSAAASMLMSGSSASSPAFDTCFSNLNFSSLDNLRSSPQLSLARPSFSSNPTITLDLTAPQSTLSSTKPFFENQIGTLSLGVQNQNLFTESTTKSIMSSPSFRSALATAIASYVGAHGSDKLLNSSRNTNSMILQPQPMTLFGAKCASASPLDSMENTI